DNA sequence from the Phycisphaerae bacterium genome:
TTCGACACCGAAGAAGGTATGGAGGAAATGCTGGCGCGGCGTATCGGAGAAAACGAGCTGGCCGCCATCGAGGTGTGCCGCGAATATGTCCGCGCCCAGGTCGAGTATGCCCGAATCGACCGCGACGATGACAAGGTCCGCGAGTTCGCCCAGCGAATTATTAGCACGGAAGGCAAACGCGACGGCCTGTATTGGGATCGCGACCCTCAGTCGGCCGAACACCCCAGCCCCTTCGAGGCACTGCTGCCCGACGACTTCGACGGACTACGACACAGCAAGTCTCGGGTTCCCTATATGGGCTACTACTACAAGGTCTTGACGCGCCAGGGCGCGAATCCTCCCGGCGGAAAGTACGACTACGTCATCAACGGAAACATGATCGCGGGATTTGCACTGATCGCCTGGCCGGCGGATTATCGCGCGTCCGGCGTCATGACGTTTGCGGTTAACCACCAGGGCGCGCTGGTGGAAAAGGACTTCGGGCCCGACACTGCCAAGTTGGCCGAGCCCATGACGGAGTTCAATCCGGACGATACCTGGAATCCGACGGACGACTAAGTGCGATGGTCCGCTTGATCGGATCGTAGTTTGAGAACGGGCGAAAATTGAATCGAATTGCACTTGAAGCGTGGTGGGTCGCGCTCGCGGTCTCTCCCCTGATCGCCGGCGACGATCCGTCGATCCATCAACTGGGGATGTCGCCCCCGGTCTCCAGCGCGCCAACATCACCCAGGCCGAAGCCCGACGGCATGGTCTGGATCCCCGGCGGCGAGTTTGTCATGGGGACCGACGATGAATCCGCATGGAACACCGAAAAACCCGCCCATCGCGTGCGCGTCTCCGGATTTTGGATGGACGAGACCGAAGTCACGAACGACCAATTCGCCGCGTTCGTGAAAGCGACGGGTTACAAGACCCTCGCCGAGCGGCCGGTCGACTGGGAGGAATTAAAAAAACAAGTCCCCCCCGGCACTCCCAAACCTGCGCCGGAGAT
Encoded proteins:
- a CDS encoding DUF2950 domain-containing protein, with the translated sequence MNRNFIFGAVVALAVAVVHAQSPSMETKQAQQLFPTPQAAIDSLLEACKNDDTAALVRMLGPGYGAHLEKMDDAEERQHRADFYEKTREFMKIEEQEKDRAVLIVGRERWPVPVPLVKESAGWRFDTEEGMEEMLARRIGENELAAIEVCREYVRAQVEYARIDRDDDKVREFAQRIISTEGKRDGLYWDRDPQSAEHPSPFEALLPDDFDGLRHSKSRVPYMGYYYKVLTRQGANPPGGKYDYVINGNMIAGFALIAWPADYRASGVMTFAVNHQGALVEKDFGPDTAKLAEPMTEFNPDDTWNPTDD